One genomic region from Terriglobales bacterium encodes:
- a CDS encoding VCBS repeat-containing protein translates to MPIDAKPLLPWGLLLGLAVGISGCGGSGNSSGIADAPPPTAPPGPVSTIRFAPSPQNVSSPIAPAVVVDGNGDGWLETVGTLNDGAGNLLPVSPSSMGLDGLLVDGRPDDLRVADFNGDGSPDLIAQGYSSTDVDTRALLYFNDGSGHFQEDPASPTSIFAGAVRVWSSPTSTTTAMWTSSFPITILNRAPTRSAPTRPRPICCSTMGPDIFAR, encoded by the coding sequence ATGCCGATCGACGCCAAGCCACTCCTGCCGTGGGGGCTCCTGCTCGGGCTAGCCGTGGGGATCAGCGGCTGCGGCGGCTCCGGGAACAGCAGCGGGATCGCGGATGCCCCGCCGCCGACGGCCCCGCCCGGCCCGGTCTCGACCATCCGCTTTGCTCCCTCGCCGCAGAACGTCTCCAGCCCGATCGCTCCCGCGGTGGTGGTGGATGGCAACGGGGACGGCTGGTTGGAGACCGTGGGAACCCTGAACGACGGCGCCGGGAACCTGCTCCCGGTGTCCCCCAGCAGCATGGGGCTGGACGGGCTGCTGGTCGACGGCCGGCCGGACGATCTTCGCGTGGCGGACTTCAACGGCGACGGCAGCCCCGACCTGATCGCTCAGGGCTACTCCAGCACCGACGTCGACACGCGCGCCCTGCTCTACTTCAACGACGGCAGCGGCCACTTCCAGGAAGACCCGGCCTCGCCGACTTCGATTTTCGCGGGCGCGGTGAGGGTCTGGTCGTCGCCGACTTCAACAACGACGGCTATGTGGACATCTTCCTTCCCTATTACGATTTTGAACCGTGCACCGACCCGGAGTGCCCCAACGCGCCCCAGGCCTATCTGCTGCTCAACGATGGGACCGGACATTTTCGCGAGGTAG